In Chitinophagaceae bacterium C216, the genomic stretch CCAAGCTTCATCCGGACTATAGAATTCCCACAGATTATGATCTTTTTTCAGTACCTCAATCATTCCTTCACATATCTTATCAACTAAGGCAATAGCCTCTTTTTTATAACCATAATTCAACAGCCCCCGCATTATAAGATAATTCCATTCTACCCATACAGGTCCATTCCAGTATCCCTTAGGATTATAATAAGCATCTTGTGCTGACAGAGAGGGGACGCCATATTTTCTCCAGAATGCTGTAGTATCGGTTAGCTTAGCCACGAGTCTTTGTGCTTGTTGAGGAGTAGCTATTCCTGCCCATAAAGGAAGAAATCCGATAATCTCATCGCGTTTCAGATCGTTGCTGACTTTAAATGTAAAACTATGATCAACCTTATTCACATTGTAGTAAAAACCATTGACTTCATCCCAAAACACTTCATTAATCAGCTTGCTCCTCCGGGTATAATCTTCCGCCATGTTAAAGCCTCATCTTTTAAGGACAGTTCTTCGGCCATTTTCTCAAGGGCTTTAGCTTCGTTTACAAGCATGCAGTTTAAATCCAAGCTTTCAAAATTGGTGGGATAGCCTACCTGATCCCATACTGCTACCAATGCGTCCCTTACGGATTCTAGTATTGCTTCGCCTCCCCATTCACAAAGACCATCCTTATCAGAGTCTCTATTGGCCACAACAAATTGGTAAAACTTCTTTGAAGACTCATACATTTCTTTAAGAAAGGCTTTATCCTTAGTAATCAAATACACCTCCCAGTTCAGCCAAGCATACCATGGAGCGGAGGAAGTAAGTTGCCCATTATGTTCTATGATTTCATCCAGATAGGAACCTGTTCGATAATTGATATATCCGTTAGGATATTGCCTTTCTTTATATACACGCTGCGAATTCATAGCGCTAACAGGGTCGATATATGCATAGGCGAGCATTGTAATACTTTCATGAAAAACCTGTCCCCCATGTCCCCAACCCCAGGTAGGCTCTCTCGAAAACACATAGTAGTTATACGAAGATTTACCTTCAGGCGGATAAAATACCTGACGCATCATGTTATTGCAACTCCAGTATAATGCTTCCTTATCACTGCTTTCAAACGGCAATACGGGAGTTTTACTAAACAGGCGCTCATTAGCTTTTAGAAATAAATTATGATCTAATGCCCATACATTGTTCGACAATTCCAATAAATGATTTATAGGCTTACTAATTTCAGCAACACTTCTTTGTATATGTATTCTTTGCTCCTCAGCTGGTGCTAGCGTTATTCTTTTCTCAAATCCCACAATACGGGCAAATAACGACGAAGCGTGTTTTTGTAAAGAGGGTTGTGATAAATATTCATCAAATCGGGATTGTGGCAAATTATACACCTCATCAGAATGTATGCTTCTATTTCCTTGTTGATCTTTTGCAATAATAATGTAGCTTACTATTTGTCCTGTTGGGTGGCTCTTATCCACATAAAAGTTGCGCGAAATATCAGAAGCAATTTTTTCAAAATAAAGTTTTGGATAAACCCTTTTATATACATCAAACTTATTGGAACCATTTTCTTTCCAAAATATTTTTAATCCACTTTTAGTTCTTTCAAGTTTTACATTTATTGGCTTTTGCGGTCCCTCACAACTGCCTAGTTCAATATCATTTCGCTGCGAAGCAATTTGTGTTTTACTAATAACACCCTTATAACAAGAGCCCGATTGGGCATCCGCAGCCATAATGGTATATTGATCTACAATACCACACAAACCTGCATCTAATCTAAAATAGCCATCGTTAGTAAGAGCAGCTTGGTTACTCCCCAGTACAGGAACATTTTCGGTAATCAATACCCGATCATTATCAGAAGGAAACAGTTGTAATCTTAAATGCTCATCTGCTTTATCGAAACGAACTTTGCCGGGCAAGAATGCTCTTCCATGGAAGAGTAATTGCGATTTTTGTTTTTTCAAATCGGGAAACGGATATTGAAAAGCCTCTCCGCTTTCACTATAAAAAATAAAATAATCATCAGGCTCCTCTAGCATAGAAAAGTAATTCCGGATGCTATCTACATAAGGAAGATTATGAGAGCGTGTCCAAGAATCAGGGAGCTCCTCATGCAAAAAACTAAATCCTGTTTGAATTCTTGATATTTCACGAAAAGGAATGCCTTTTTTTCTCATAAAAGGCAATACACTTAATTGTACAGGCTTTTCTCCTTCGTTTTTAACTTTTACGCTAAGTATTGCACTAACAGAACTGTACACTAAAAATGAAACATAAACCTTAATATCTTTAAAAGGATACATTTCATATACTACCATATCTGGGTAGCTAGCTTTAATAAGTATCGGACGGTGCATGTCCTTTATTTTATAAACCCATTTCCCATCCATCAAAAAGCCAATACCAATATCCCCACCTGTATCAGTTATAAAATCAGCACCTGCATTAGGAATGTAATATTGAAAATGATAACCTTCGTCCAGAATAAAGTTAGAGCGCTCCATTGCTGCGGCATATGTAGTATAAAGCGGAAAATTACTGTCAGCACTAAGGTTTGAAAGGTACGGCCTTTGAGCATACGCATAAAATCCAATCAACCCATAAAACAATAGTAGTAGTATTTGTCTCTTTGTGCCTTTCATTATAATCAATCCAAGTATAATGTAAATCATTTTGCGCACAGAGCAAGGCGCCTTATATCTCGCATAAAATTAACCAACAACGCTTATCCAGAGCGGTTTTTGCATAGTGTTTTCTACTACTGCCACCGGGAACGTTTCCGGAAACGTTCCCGACTTTATATCATTTTGTAGATTCTCTTACAACAAGACTGGTTCTAAGTTTATAAGTTTTATGTTGAGATAATCCAGTAAGTATTTCATCGATTAGCAAACCCATAGCTAGCTTTCCTACTTCATAAGCTGGTTGCATAACAGACGTAATAGTGGGCTGCGTGATATTGCAGACAGGGTCATCATTAAATCCTACCACTTGTACATCATGCGGAACTCTTATTCCTTTTTTACTAAAATACTTCAAGGCCACAGCGGCACATAGATCGTTCACCATAAATATCCCATCCGGCTTTTGTGGTTGTTCCATTATTTTACGAATGGCCTTGAGTGCATTATGTTCAAATGACTTTGTTACTGCAATCATTTTTTTATCAGCCCTCATTCCGTGCGCTTCCAGCGCATCTTTATAGCCTTTCAATCGATTGGCACAAACTGTTAAATTTTGAGGTCCTGCAATATGCGCTATCCTTTTGCATCCTTTTTTTATAAGCAGCTCTACAGCCTTATAGGCGCCTTCATATTCATCCACAATAACTTTTGTGCAATCATATTGATGTAATATCCTATCAAACATTACAACAGGAATATTCATATTAGCAAGTGAATCATCATTTTTTGTTTCACTAGAAACAGATATTAATAACCCATCAACATTACAAGCTACAAGCCGTCGCACGCCCTCTTTCTCCTGTTGAAAACACTCATTGCTTTGATAAAAAATAATATGGAAACCCGCTTCATTGGCAACATCGGTCATCCCGCTTAGAGCCTGTGAAAAATAATGCGATTGGATAGTTGGTACAAGTACGCCAATAAGTTTAGACTGCCTGTTTACCAGACCTTGTGCAATAGCATTAGGCTCATAATTCAGTTCCTTTGCAAGGCTTACTACCAATTGCTTAGTTTTAGCACTCACATCTGGAGCATCATGCAATGCCCTATATACTGTAGAAACTGAAACATTAAGTTGTCTGGCCAGGTCTTTTATTGTTACCCTTTCCGGCTTCATTATAGGCAGTATAAAAATCTAAGAAAAATTATCAAAGGCGCACATTTCGAAATACAACCAAAAGATAAGCAATTCTAAGAATTTTCAAATATATAAAGCATACTGCCCATATAATTATATACCTATAATCAAAGAAAACTTGCAATATTAGGTGCTGCAATATTATTTTTTCAAAGAGGATTCGTATCTCATAGCAGCATTATAATCTACAACATAGCGCCACCAATTATTTAAATGGCCATCTTTTTTGTTGATTCCCTTGAAATGAGGAATATGTCGATACCACCAACACATATATCCCAGATGGCTACATTGCCACTCTTTACAATCCACCTGACGCGGTGCCGCAGAATAAATGTCGGGATAGTTCTTCCACCCATCTGCATGCGTTGGTACGATTAAGGAATTTTTCCAATCATAATCGGCCTGCGCATTGGGTGGAAAATGTATATTTCCAATGTGTGCTTTTCCAGCATCCACCTTATCGTATGTTGTAAAAAGCTCCCAATTATTTTTATCAACAGCCTTATTATCCCATCTTCCATACACTTTGCGCATGATTGACTCAAAGCGATGTCCGTAACTTTCAAGAGCCAAAGACATTTCCCTTTCATAGTTAAGCCCCATGATAGTAAGTAGATCTTTACAAGACGTATTCTCTACAGGGGTAGAATTAAGCCAAAATGCATTCTGTCCCGCAAAAGTAGACTCCCATGCTCCTGCATAAGGGAAGGTCCAAACCCATACTTCATGAATTTCACCTTTATCACGCATTTCACAAAATCCATAATAATCTAGAAATGCATTATAGTCAAATCGTGTACCATGTTCTTTAAAAGTTGTCCAACCAGGCTCATTCAATAGCTCCACCACACGCTCCAAGCTCAACATCTCATCAGAACCCTTAAGACGCGTAAAAAACTTATCGTCGTCATATATTTTCACTATCTTATAATTGATGGTGCCATGACTCACAGAGAATAAAGTATCTCTATACTGCTGTGTAAGAGCATAAGGATCATGCCACGAAAAAGTATAACCTGGAGTCTTAAATATTTCATGCAATCTTTTATTCCCCATAGAAGGTATTCGAGGATCCTGTATTACCACCGCTACCTTTATCTCCTGCTGCTCATCAACAGGTGGAGAAGAATTAGCTGTTCTTGAACCTGTATTTTGGGTAGAACAAGCTATCAAAAAAAATACAAAATAGAAAAGGGAATAATATCGATGCAGCATGCTACAATTATTAATTAACTTAATTAAAAGTACCATCTAAATAAGTACAAGGGAAAGTGACTGAAATTTTATACGTTCCGCTCCTCAGGAACTTCACCTGAGATCTCAATTGGGCATACCATCTGATAGCCCCCCACTCAGGTTCAGGCCATGGATTTAAAGATGCATATTTCATCTCTTCATATACTTCTCTTCGCAAAGTAGCCGTATCTAGTATGGAATAATCGTAGGTGCCACTTTTTTCAAATGTTGTCATAAATCCCGAGCTAACAGGCCATGGAGTCATTGGAAACTCAACCATGGCACCTTCCTCGGTATTCACCCTGTTCAATCCTAGTCTAAAATAACTATCCGTAGTAGTACTATATATGTCATAATCTCTAGGATCGAAGATGCGGCCTTCAGCATCTTTAAACTGAAGTATTAAACGCACCCCAACATAAGGTGTATCAGCCACTCTGGTTAGTTGAAATAATTCCTTACCATTATTATCGTAAATATTTTGAATACGCTCCGGTGCTGTGGCCGCCTGAATATCATCGTATAGCGTAAAGGTGGTTTCCCCATTAGTATTTACTAGTAATATAGCAGTAGTTGCCATATTAATATCAAAATCTCTTCCACTTTGTGTTAGACGAATTTTTGCATAGTCCTTAATAATGCGCTCACCTTTTGAATTTTTTACTCTTACATCAATATGAAACACATCACCTGGATTTTGTAATGTACTTGTTGTCTCCAAAAAATAGAGAGAACCATTTGTTTTATTAATAATTATCGGTGGTGCTTTTTGCTCAGAAATCTTGGCCAAAACCTGCTCCAATGTAGTATCCGTCAAATAATTATAGGGTTGAAGCCATGACCGATAAGGTAGTTCCTCAAAAAATTGTTCTGATCTATTACCATTAGCATCCCTAATATTTTCAATATAGAACTCAACAGGCTGAGAAGAACCATCCAGCCAGGCCACATCAGTGTTGGTTCTAATTCCTATAGGCACATCAATAGTATCAGCTCCTTTCAGCCGAATCTCATCACTTATAAATCCTTTCTCCACTGGATCTTTCTTACATGCGTATATAACTAGAAACATCATGATATATACAAGTAGTTTCTTCATCTGTTACAGTTTTATATTTTACAATAAATCATCCGCCCTGGTGCCTAAGAAAAACAGGGTGTGATAATAGTAATGCTCATTAAAATTGTAGTTCCCCACATATAGTATATGAACAACACCTGTGGTGGTCTCTACATCTGACAAGTACATTTGATACACTTGATCACATTCGGGATTATCATACCCTAAGGCAGCTCTTTGCTCCCCAGTAGTTTCCCAATTTGCGCCGCGTTTAAAATGCACAAATACCTTTTTGGGAATGGTCTGCATAAAATTGGGGTATTGATATCCGGCACCCGATACGTTTGACCCATCCCATGCAGCCGCAGGCTCAGCCGTGGACTCTCTTAAAGCTAACAGAACACTATCGGTACCATTAAGTGTTGCAAGTTTGATACCTTCACTATTTAACTCATTGCTAGTATATTTACCTCGAACCACATACATTTTCAATTGCTGCAGATCCTCTACTGGAATGTCTTCTACCGTCCACAATGTGGCTCTAGGATCTAATCTTAATCGTCTATTATTAATTCTTCTTAAATATCTGTTTACCGAATATTGGTTGGGAGATATAAGTGTAACGTCTCCATTAATTTCATTAATTAGATTGGCGCGCTCAAACAAACGAGCTACACTTTGAGTAATTTCCTGAGACTTAAGAAATTCATAGGTAGTCATGTTTACCTTATTGGTTTCATTGCGGGTACCACCAATAATGTAGTCTTTTTTGCAGGCCATCATTAAAACGGCTAACAACCCAATGAATAATATCTTTTTCATTTTTACATTTTTTTGTTAATAGAACCTCCGCATGCAAAAAGTCTTGACACTATAATTACCAGCTTGTTTTTCCATTCCAGTAAGGAGTTTGCTGAATCATTTTATTCCGCAATAAAATATTACTACCTACCGGCCAATAATAACCTTGCTGATTATAGCGAGCGGCGTCTATATGCGGCATATTTTCAATAAATCCGTTACGTATGTAATCAAAGAACAGTTTACCTTCTCCCTGTAGTTCACTTGTGCGCTCTTGAAGGATAGCTTTTAATACATCACTACCAGAATAGTTAGACAAGCCTGCTCTTTGTCTTATTTCATTGATAATAGGAATGGCTTTACTAGACTGGTTAGTATAATAATATGCTTCTGCAAGTAGTAGTTTTACATCAGTAAATCTGAAAACAGGAATATTAGCATCTGCAAAATACCCCAGATATTCGTTCCACTGGCGCGAGGGATCTGGAGTGAATGAAGCAAACTTTGTTAACCATGTTACTAGCTCTCGATCTACCGCCGTTTGACTCACGTCAGAAAAAGGATCGTTATAAGGCGACTCCCAGGCTGCGAAAAACCAATCAGCTCTTTTATCCTGGGGATACTCGGGATACATCATCGGTTTCTTAATGGCCGGAACCCAATTGATACTACTGGCTCTGTCTTTTTTTACATCCCCATCGAAAGGCGGAATTTTACATGTCAAATACTGTATTCCTCCCGCGTCTACACGATAACTCTCTCCCAACGCTGCAGAAACACTTAACTCAAAAACCGATTCAGAAGACTTCCCTTTAAAAAGATTTTGTACCGCCTCTCTTGATCCATAAGAAGCTAATACATACCCCCCGTTAGTAACAACATTTTCAAGATCTGTAACAGCTTGCGTATAGTATTCATTAGGAGACGCTCCATCTCTTTTCTTTAAAAAAGCCATCCACATATTGGCATATCCTGAAAGTGCTAGAGCGCTTCCTTTATTTGCAATCACACCCCAATCATCCGACCCCGGTCTTCCAAAAGAAAGCAAAGAAATGGCCTTAGCAACATCCTCGAGCACAGTATTCATAATTTCGACATCAGGTACGCGTGCTCTATTAATTAATAAATTATCAGCATCTATCACTTGCTCAGAGCTTTCAATAGGATCTAAAATAAGAGGAGCATGCCCCCATATGGTAGCGATATTATAATAAGTGAGCGCTCTTAAGAAATAAACTTCTCCCAAAAGTCTATTTTTATTTCCGCTAGAAAATAATCCGTCATCCATCTTCTCGATACGCGAAAGCGTTAGATTAGCCATTGCAATCACCTTATAATAGTTACCCCAATTAGCCATACCATCTAAGTTTCCCCAAGCTCTCTGATTTGCAGGTATATTAACCGTCTGGTATAATGCATCAGGAGATCCACCATTCCATCCTCTCCTATAATATCCTGTAGTTACATCTCCTCGCTCATACATTTCCGCCGTAACCATAATACCCCTATATAATGCATATACGCCTAATACTGCTTTTTCAGCATCATTCTCATTTGACCAGAAAACGTCATTATAAACCAGATCTATCTGTTCGGGATTGAGAAAGTTTTTGCCGCAAGAAAACAGTACAAAACTGAAAGTGATTGCAATAAGGAGCTTTTTCATTCGTGTAAGATTTATATAATGAAGGCCCGAATAAAGTTTTCTATATATGAATTCAACCTTTTTCATAAGTAAAAAAATTAGAAGTTGATGTTTATCCCCAAAGAGATATTCTTGGTGATAGGATATCCTTGCCCTACATAATACCCAGTCTTTGAAACCTGTCGGGGATCCGGAACATTTGATTTCTTCCACATATACACATCGCGCATGGTACAATAAACCTGAGCATTTCTCATATACAACTTAGACGCTATTCTCGCAGGCAAGGAATAAGCAATGGTAATATTGTCAATATTCCAATAATCACCTTTCTCTATAAACATAGAAGACCTTCTAAATGAGCGTGCACTACCGCCATCGCTGTAATTAATAAAACGCATGGGATAATAAGCATCATCGCCCGGATATTCCCAGAAACGAATTTTATTACCGAAATCATAAAGTGCATTCTGAAAAAATGCAATATTATCATCATACTGAGCTAACATCTCCTGCAAAGAAGTGTTGAAAATGTAATGGCCAAACGCAAATGAGCTCTGAACTCTGAAAGAAAATTGTTTCCATCTAATATTGGTTGAAACCCCTCCCATTACTTTGGGCTCTGGAGATTTGCCCGGAATAATTTTTTTATCATACCCATAATCCGCTCCATCTATCTGGTAATCTCCATTTACATCAGTAAATAATGGCATACCGGGGAATATTTTGCCAGATCGTCCAATAGCCAACCCAGCGTCTGCCCACAAATACGTCATGGGAGTCCCTGTCATAGGATTCACAGGCAAGTCGTCCTCATTTTGAAGAGGCCCTAAATATTCATAAGTATAATACTGGAAACTGGGTTCCCCTACTACAAAAGCATAATCACCATTAATATAATCACGACCGCCGTTACCCAATTTAGCAATAACAGTTTTGTTTCTTGCCAGATTCACAGTCCAATCCCACTGAAAAGAATGGTTCTTGGAAACAAATACCCCATAATACTCAACTCATATCCGTTACTAATCATATCAACGAGATTGGAGCGAATAGAATTAAATCCCATAAAAGGAGAAAGTGCTGAAGTAAAAATGAGCCCTTTTTCGTATCGCGAATAGAGGTTAGTATTTATATAAAGACGTTCCTTAAAAAATTCTAGGTCCAGACCATAGTTTACTTCCTCCGAAGTGCTCCAAGAAAGAGAAGTATTCGCTATTTTATTGAAATCGGAAATCAGAACTGTTTTACCATTATAAGTCTTAACGTCTAGTTTATTACTATATATATTTCCTATTCCAGAACCTATATTATTAATTGCAATAAAAGAGTTATACTGTAATAGCGGATCCGGATCTATCTGTCCAGCTCTACCGTATGAGAAGCGTAACTTACCAAATGTTAGTACATCGCTCTTCATCCAAGGTTCTCTAGTAAAAATCCAGTATGTAGATAAGGATGGGAAAGTGGCCCACTTATTATCAGCACCGAATCTAGAATGTCCATCTCTTCTGATAACACCCTCTATTTTGTAGCGATCTTTATATCCATAGGACAGGTTGGCAAAATAAGATAGCATGTTTGACTTTACTACGTCCGAGCCGCCGTTGATAGATTCCTTTTTATATCCTTTAATCACTTTTATATAATCACTCGGACCATCTTCTGCATCTACCCAATCGGTAGACTGACGATCTTTTTTCATCTCTGTACCCAATAAACCCGCTATTTCATGATCATTCACCTCTTTAAAATAACTGAGAACTGAACTTCCCGTAAAAGAGAAATTTTCACTATTCCAACTCTGTGCATAAGATAAGCTATTGTAAGCGGCCGTGGTGGGAACGAAGTATTGCTTTCTTCCTAAATCAATAAACAACGACCCCTGATTATCCCAAGTAAAGTTTTTCAAGAATTTTATCCTCAATGCATCGCTAAACCGCAATTGATAAGTCCCATTTTTCTGATACACATCACTCAATCTACCCGATAATAAATCCAGTTCCTGTTGGGTTCTGTAATAAAGAGAAGAAGGCAATTGTGTTGGGCTTGTTGGGAAAGTGCGCATTCTATCTGTGCTACCTCCTCTTCGATCAAGCAGTGCGAAGTTCATAACAAAGTCGTTATGCACATATTTACCAATATCACTTACTACGCTAGAATTCACCGAAAACCATTTAAAGCCAATTCCACTCAAAATTCCCTTTTCATCATAGTATCCTAGCCCAATACGATAAGCCCCTAGTTCGTTACCGCCATCAATAGCAATATCGTGTCTTTGATTAAACCCATTTTGATAAAAAAGAGCTTGATAATCGTAGGCACCATTAAAAGCTGGATTATTTTTATCGGTAAGTACGGGTGGCTGCATATACCCATAAACCTCAAGCCCGTTACGAACATCGATCCAAGCCTGATCGCCAAACAATGTTCTCATACTAATTTCATATAGTCTTAGCTTTTCTTCTCGTTCTGCCTCACCTATAAATACTTTTAACTTCTCGGGCTTCAGATTTACACCATAGGCTCCATTATAAGCGATCCTTGTCTTTCCTTTACGTCCTCTTTTCGTTTTAATAATAATTACACCATTTGCACCTCTGGCTCCATATATCGCAGTAGCTGCTGCATCCTTTAGTACATCAATAGATTCAAAGTCATTAGGATTTAATGTTGCAAAAAAATCGTTCTGTGTTGCATCGAAGCCAGCTAAATCACTAAGCGACATAGGAACACCATCTACTATATATAGCGGATTGCTCAAGCCGCTTGCATCATCTGCAGCAGAGAGACTACTGTTACCTCGTATAACCAATCCGCCTGTAGCACCTCCCGGAACGCCTGCTCTTACAATTGTCTGCATACCTGCCACTTTACCTGCCAACACATCTAGGACCGTGGATGTAGGAATATTCTGCAGATCTTGCATATTAACAGAAGCCACCGCTCCCGCCACATTCTTTCTTAAAACATTCTTATATCCCATTACCACCACTTCACTAAGACCGGTACCTAACTCATCTGCACTTAATTTAATAACACGATTGTGTACTTCGGATACGGGTAGTATTTGCGATAAATACCCAACAAATGATATCATTAATGAGTCGGAAGCTACAGCATTAATCGTAAAGCTCCCATCATCTGAAGTCATTGTAGTTGTTCCTGATTTAATCGCCGCTACAGTAACACCGTGTAATGGTTTTCCGGCCTGATCAGTAATCGTTCCTTTAATAATCTCATTCTGCCCAAACATTACCTGAGGTAATACACTGAGAAAAATCAACAATACTGATCGTAAAATTGAGAGAATAACAAGCGAACATCTCATAGCATGAGGTTTATGTCAGGCAATAATTTTATTACATCTAAAATTATGACAAGCCATGATATAAACGCTCGATCTGACATAATTGATGATCGGGAACGTTTCCGGAAACGTTCCCGAATGCTAATAATTGCATCTTAGACATGCTACCACATAGAGAGTAAGTACAAAACTACTCCCTACGCATCCAATGGCGGATTTCGTTACAACAACTATCTATTTTTATTGCAAAACAAAAGCAACTCTGTAATGAGCATCGAAATGAAGCATCAATCAAAAGCAGAGGCAGCATGAAATCTGCGAAGATTAATCATATTATTAGACAGTTCAAAACGGTTCCAGTGCCGATGAAGCACCATAGCTGCTCCTATGGCAGAAGCCTGTGATACAGATGCCGCATACACTTCAATATGAGGATAGGCATCGGCCAACAATTGCATATAAACTTCATTCTTTGCGAAACCTCCATCCACAAACAGTTTTTTTATTGTATTATTTATCACCAAATCAGTGGAGGCCTTCTGCGCCAATACGATTTGTTTGATGAAATTCATATAAGCTTCTTCGTAACTCGCATACGCTGACACATCAAAAGAGGTAAGGTCTTTCAACGGAGGTTCTTTTCTGATTAAGTTTTTATCAAAAGCAATCTTCTCAAAATAATTCAGTTCAGTACCGAAATAATCCGACAATTTTTTAACCACAATTTCATGAGCATAGCCAGCCATCAAGCGGGAGGATTTCACCGTAGCTCCCTCATAGGTCATATAACACAGGCAATCGTTCTCCAGCTCACTCTGGGTAAGGGGTGTATTATTAAAAGCATTCATGCTAATACACCAGGTACCGGTAGAAATCAGCAAGAATGGCTCATTTACATGTTTAATGTAAGGTATAAATGCCGAAGAGCTGTCATGTAGTCCTACTCCGCATTTTAACGGCTTATTATTGTAAACTATAT encodes the following:
- the susC_4 gene encoding TonB-dependent receptor SusC, with the translated sequence MRCSLVILSILRSVLLIFLSVLPQVMFGQNEIIKGTITDQAGKPLHGVTVAAIKSGTTTMTSDDGSFTINAVASDSLMISFVGYLSQILPVSEVHNRVIKLSADELGTGLSEVVVMGYKNVLRKNVAGAVASVNMQDLQNIPTSTVLDVLAGKVAGMQTIVRAGVPGGATGGLVIRGNSSLSAADDASGLSNPLYIVDGVPMSLSDLAGFDATQNDFFATLNPNDFESIDVLKDAAATAIYGARGANGVIIIKTKRGRKGKTRIAYNGAYGVNLKPEKLKVFIGEAEREEKLRLYEISMRTLFGDQAWIDVRNGLEVYGYMQPPVLTDKNNPAFNGAYDYQALFYQNGFNQRHDIAIDGGNELGAYRIGLGYYDEKGILSGIGFKWFSVNSSVVSDIGKYVHNDFVMNFALLDRRGGSTDRMRTFPTSPTQLPSSLYYRTQQELDLLSGRLSDVYQKNGTYQLRFSDALRIKFLKNFTWDNQGSLFIDLGRKQYFVPTTAAYNSLSYAQSWNSENFSFTGSSVLSYFKEVNDHEIAGLLGTEMKKDRQSTDWVDAEDGPSDYIKVIKGYKKESINGGSDVVKSNMLSYFANLSYGYKDRYKIEGVIRRDGHSRFGADNKWATFPSLSTYWIFTREPWMKSDVLTFGKLRFSYGRAGQIDPDPLLQYNSFIAINNIGSGIGNIYSNKLDVKTYNGKTVLISDFNKIANTSLSWSTSEEVNYGLDLEFFKERLYINTNLYSRYEKGLIFTSALSPFMGFNSIRSNLVDMISNGYELSIMGYLFPRTILFSGIGL
- a CDS encoding SusD-like protein P38, with product MKKVEFIYRKLYSGLHYINLTRMKKLLIAITFSFVLFSCGKNFLNPEQIDLVYNDVFWSNENDAEKAVLGVYALYRGIMVTAEMYERGDVTTGYYRRGWNGGSPDALYQTVNIPANQRAWGNLDGMANWGNYYKVIAMANLTLSRIEKMDDGLFSSGNKNRLLGEVYFLRALTYYNIATIWGHAPLILDPIESSEQVIDADNLLINRARVPDVEIMNTVLEDVAKAISLLSFGRPGSDDWGVIANKGSALALSGYANMWMAFLKKRDGASPNEYYTQAVTDLENVVTNGGYVLASYGSREAVQNLFKGKSSESVFELSVSAALGESYRVDAGGIQYLTCKIPPFDGDVKKDRASSINWVPAIKKPMMYPEYPQDKRADWFFAAWESPYNDPFSDVSQTAVDRELVTWLTKFASFTPDPSRQWNEYLGYFADANIPVFRFTDVKLLLAEAYYYTNQSSKAIPIINEIRQRAGLSNYSGSDVLKAILQERTSELQGEGKLFFDYIRNGFIENMPHIDAARYNQQGYYWPVGSNILLRNKMIQQTPYWNGKTSW
- the cytR_4 gene encoding HTH-type transcriptional repressor CytR, giving the protein MKPERVTIKDLARQLNVSVSTVYRALHDAPDVSAKTKQLVVSLAKELNYEPNAIAQGLVNRQSKLIGVLVPTIQSHYFSQALSGMTDVANEAGFHIIFYQSNECFQQEKEGVRRLVACNVDGLLISVSSETKNDDSLANMNIPVVMFDRILHQYDCTKVIVDEYEGAYKAVELLIKKGCKRIAHIAGPQNLTVCANRLKGYKDALEAHGMRADKKMIAVTKSFEHNALKAIRKIMEQPQKPDGIFMVNDLCAAVALKYFSKKGIRVPHDVQVVGFNDDPVCNITQPTITSVMQPAYEVGKLAMGLLIDEILTGLSQHKTYKLRTSLVVRESTK
- the rhaB gene encoding Rhamnulokinase; this translates as MVSVIAIFDIGKTNKKFFLFNEDYKIVEESSKTFTEIEDEDGFPCENLQVLSKWVRNTLSEYLQDSTYDIKAINFSAYGASFVHLDRENNIVTPLYNYLKPYPIEIEKQFYDIHGTKEAISLTTASPALGNLNSGLQLYALKYHRPEIFSRIAASLHLPQYMSFLISGKHYADITSIGCHTALWDFTTGNYHDWVFKEGIDKKMPPLFPGTDVIDIVYNNKPLKCGVGLHDSSSAFIPYIKHVNEPFLLISTGTWCISMNAFNNTPLTQSELENDCLCYMTYEGATVKSSRLMAGYAHEIVVKKLSDYFGTELNYFEKIAFDKNLIRKEPPLKDLTSFDVSAYASYEEAYMNFIKQIVLAQKASTDLVINNTIKKLFVDGGFAKNEVYMQLLADAYPHIEVYAASVSQASAIGAAMVLHRHWNRFELSNNMINLRRFHAASAFD
- a CDS encoding TonB-dependent receptor P3 produces the protein MNLARNKTVIAKLGNGGRDYINGDYAFVVGEPSFQYYTYEYLGPLQNEDDLPVNPMTGTPMTYLWADAGLAIGRSGKIFPGMPLFTDVNGDYQIDGADYGYDKKIIPGKSPEPKVMGGVSTNIRWKQFSFRVQSSFAFGHYIFNTSLQEMLAQYDDNIAFFQNALYDFGNKIRFWEYPGDDAYYPMRFINYSDGGSARSFRRSSMFIEKGDYWNIDNITIAYSLPARIASKLYMRNAQVYCTMRDVYMWKKSNVPDPRQVSKTGYYVGQGYPITKNISLGININF